The Scomber japonicus isolate fScoJap1 chromosome 13, fScoJap1.pri, whole genome shotgun sequence genome includes a window with the following:
- the LOC128371029 gene encoding P2R1A-PPP2R2A-interacting phosphatase regulator 1: protein MERMEVDQCAGAAGGAGGGALRRSNSAPMITSVSDGMTVFSPVVSARYRRSSVSINPSCPSQLVPLSPFSLTADRLDHKRQEENMEMMLRGSLQRLSASSLIPVPPVSQWHDHAPVWFQSQDSGVTPNSSPSPTRRFRPTVSATVRWPALTPLKRKGGVESDGPPKKLFVAGVTDPAHRSSYTVSVSQSTADSPPAGGVSPQSSPLSLSPPPSFTPFTSHQHPGH, encoded by the exons ATGGAACGGATGGAAGTGGACCAGTGCGCAGGCGCAGCTGGAGGGGCAGGAGGCGGGGCTCTCCGCAGGTCCAACAGCGCCCCCATGATCACCAGCGTCAG TGACGGGATGACGGTCTTCAGTCCGGTCGTCTCGGCTCGATACCGACGCAGCAGCGTGTCCATCAACCCCAGCTGTCCTTCACAG CTCGTCCCTctgtctcctttctctctgACCGCAGACAGACTCGACCACAAGAGGCAG GAGGAGAACATGGAGATGATGCTCAGAGGAAGTCTGCAGAGAttaag TGCTTCCAGTCTGATCCCAGTTCCTCCAGTCAGTCAGTGGCACGATCACGCTCCTGTG tggttTCAGTCGCAGGACAGCGGAGTCACACCCAACTCCTCCCCCAGTCCCACCAGGAGgttcag ACCAACAGTCAGCGCTACTGTGAGATGGCCGGCTTTAACGCCACTCAAGAGGAaag GCGGTGTGGAGTCTGACGGTCCACCCAAGAAGCTGTTCGTTGCCGGGGTAACAGATCCCGCCCACCGCAGCAGCTACACAGTGAG CGTCTCTCAGTCGACGGCGGACTCTCCACCAGCAGGAGGCGTCAGTCCTCAGTCCagccctctgtctctgtctcctcctccctccttcaccccCTTCACCTCCCACCAGCACCCCGGacattaa
- the im:7136398 gene encoding schwannomin-interacting protein 1 — protein sequence MGESRGAVWRDVWEEEEEDFRKCRVAVVASRFHNHRNLQLCFINNSDSEDDDEGAKKKVSMGTGRNGCHASGLKQEVASALRTLRDKLMAEQKEEEHLASSSGVAKRKHLERWELQERSVQQLSSLRASLQQEVHALSSELVAHLLVRDQLRTKQDAMLLDVQDLT from the exons ATGGGGGAGAGCCGGGGGGCCGTGTGGAGAGACGtatgggaggaagaggaggaagacttCAGGAAGTGTCGAGTCGCTGTTGTTGCATCACG ATTTCACAACCACAGAAACCTGCAGCtgtgcttcatcaacaacagcGACAGCGAAGACGACGACGAAGGAGCCAAGAAAAAG GTTTCCATGGGAACAGGGCGCAACGGTTGCCATGCCTCCGggctgaaacaggaagtggccaGCGCTCTGAGAACGCTGAGAGACAAACTGATGGCtgaacagaaggaggaggag catcTGGCCAGCAGCAGCGGTGTTGCCAAAAGGAAACATCTGGAGCGTTGGGAGCTGCAGGAGCGTTCggtgcagcagctcagcagtCTGAGAGCGTCGCTTCAACAGGAAGTACACG CTCTGAGCTCTGAGCTGGTGGCTCACCTGTTGGTACGAGACCAACTGAGGACGAAGCAGGACGCCATGCTGCTGGATGTTCAGGACCTGACCTAA